The window CGGGGCGTATGTGGTAATCAAAGTCTTGAAGGTGAAACCACTCATATCTGTAGAACCTGAAGATCGATGGAGAAGGATCTTTCCTATGTCATTTGTGTTTTGTATGAATATAGTTTTGGGGAATGTCAGCTTACGTTACATTCCTGTTTCGTTTATGCAAACTATCAAGTCATTTACCCCGGCTACAACAGGTTGGATTAATATATGTGACTTTATTGCAGCTGATTATCTAATTTGGATTATTCATGATCAAAAAATCACTTTCGAAAATGTATATTTAAGCACCTCTTTAATCTGAATTATTTAAAACAGTGATTTTGCAGTGGATGGTATGGAGAAAGTACTTTGACTGGAGAATTTGGGCGTCTCTGGTTCCGATTGTTGGAGGAATTTTACTTACTTCTGTTACGGAACTTAGCTTTAATGTGTTCGGGTTTTGTGCGGCTTTATTTGGATGTCTTGCAACATCTACAAAAACAATTCTTGCAGAGTCTTTGCTTCATGGCTATAAGTTTGACAGGTATTCTTTATTCTTCTTTGTTATCCCCCACAATCACACATTTCctggttcttaatatgtttgaaatctGATAATATTTCGAGGTCATAAGATATAAATGTGAAAAGGTACCTGTGCAAGTTTTTATGTGCTCATGATATAGTCTAATATGATTCTGTGAGACTAGTAGATGAACATTGCCGACTTTTGTTTAATTTCTATCACATTATCAATATACTTTTTTTTTGCTTCAGATCTAGGGGAATCCTGGGATTGTGTTCCGTAGGTAGTTTAAAGGGGTGTTTAGCATGTGTTTGAAGTGACTATTTGGATATCAAATACAGAAATAATAGTAATAAGTTGTGTGTTTCTACCATGAAGTGATTATGATTGTaattttttaattataatcttatcCGGAGTAGAAGCATGTAAATAGTAGCTGTAAGAAAACTAGGTATCGAGGTAAATGCTAATATGTTATTCAACGTATTGAAGTTGCAATAGCTTTTAAAACACTCATCCAAACACCTCCAAAATCTTCACTAGTTGTGAGTGTGTTTTTTTatgtaaggttttccctgttcgggttacctaggaagggcgagtaatccgacctcatACTCTACTGTACACAGCCCATTAGAAATACTCCGTGTCTGTTTCCAACCCTTTCCTGCCACCCCaagattcgaacctgagacctcttccaAGGTTGTCAAGGGCCCAACCACCGGGCTACCTTGGGATGGTTACTAGTTGCGAGTGTGTAGATGTAATAAAAGCTGCAACTTTTTTGAATTTGATATATCGTCTCCTTTGACTAGCCATGTTTATTGTGGACATCTCACTGACGTCTTAATACGGGAAGATCCTACTTCGTACGTCTACAAAATCACGCCCGGATAGAACATTAACGTTTGAAGTGTGAACAGAtagtagtgtttttttttttttttttttttttttttttgggaacaaTAACACACACCCTTTTTGTCCACAACGAGACTAGTACTCACAACCTTAAGGTTGATGAGTTGTGTTGATGCTAGTCCAGAAGCCCTTTGGTCACaatagttttattagttttatttaCGGGAATATATAAAACCATGATAACACGGTTGCGCATAATCTCATTTGGTTCAACGAGATTCCGGCGTCATTCTTGGTGGATTCATTACATTACTATAACTAAGCATCTTAAACGATGCAATCTATGTGCTTTCACAACCTACGATTAAGGGCGTATGTTATAAATTATTAATACATGCCTATACTATACATTGATAATAAATCTTAGTTTCTTAGGATAGAACGCTTCTAAAAGTGTTTTTGTGTTATATGCATTTTTACCTGTTATATCTATAAGACACTTATTGTTGCTGTGTGTATTCTTTTTCAACAGTATAAACACAGTGTACTATATGGCACCATTTGCAACTATGATATTAGCAGTACCTGCACTGCTTTTGGAAGGAGCGGGAGTTGTCGAATGGATTCAAATGCACCCGCATCCGTTGTCGGCGTTTTTAATTATTATCGGCTCAGGAGTAACGGCTTTTTGTCTTAACTTCTCCATATTTTATGTTATTCATTCAACAACTGCCGTCACTTTCAATGTCGCTGGAAATCTTAAGGTTAGTACCATATCTTCATTATACCTCACATCTTGCTTCCAAAATGAAAACCTTACAAGAATCAGTGCAGCAACTAGCGACCATACAAAAAACGCCTGTCTAAAAGCTTTTTTTGAGTGACATCCGTCTAAAATTTTATGTATTTGATAATCCATAATAATAGAAGCGTAGAAGGGGCGAATTTTTGACATCTATTTGACTATATATGATCTTGGTTATGATATCTAATggtcaaggttggagaactcggaactCGGGAaaatctcgtttggacatttttggggAGATCTGTGGGATCCCggacgttgactttttagtttttttaatgtatgtgtgtatgtgtgcgCACGTGTGCTAATGTATATCAAAGTGTAAAATAATTTTTGAACTTAATGAGCGAGATTTTACTGAAATCTTGACGAGATGAG of the Rutidosis leptorrhynchoides isolate AG116_Rl617_1_P2 chromosome 5, CSIRO_AGI_Rlap_v1, whole genome shotgun sequence genome contains:
- the LOC139847511 gene encoding UDP-galactose transporter 1 → MEESKLCSWTVFRSVFAIFQWWSFNVAVIIMNKWIFQKLDFKFPLTVSCVHFICSSIGAYVVIKVLKVKPLISVEPEDRWRRIFPMSFVFCMNIVLGNVSLRYIPVSFMQTIKSFTPATTVILQWMVWRKYFDWRIWASLVPIVGGILLTSVTELSFNVFGFCAALFGCLATSTKTILAESLLHGYKFDSINTVYYMAPFATMILAVPALLLEGAGVVEWIQMHPHPLSAFLIIIGSGVTAFCLNFSIFYVIHSTTAVTFNVAGNLKVAFAVAFSWMIFKNPISPMNAFGCAITLVGCTFYGYVRHKLANQLPGTPRTPRTPRSRLEMTPLVNDKIDDKV